In a single window of the Lineus longissimus chromosome 4, tnLinLong1.2, whole genome shotgun sequence genome:
- the LOC135486636 gene encoding Y+L amino acid transporter 2-like — MKRKSAEENQLMMNGNGHGHIGNGNGHIGNGDNANGDIANSHCKEEPVKITLKRHLGLRNGIGIIVGIIIGSGIFVSPKGVLHEAGSVGAALCVWAACGFVTLIGALSYAELGASIQKSGGVYSYTKEAFGDLPAFLVLWINSVIRFPTGNTVISLTFSYYIMQAVFQSCQPPDVPVRILSAAAILVISFLNCVSVKYASRLQDLLTGMKIIALAVIILTGIVQLCLGYGANFKDGFEGTTRAPGQMALAFYSGLFSFSGWESFNYVTEEIKRPERNLPLALWISIPLVTGIYVMANVAYFTVLTPEAILGSHAVAVTFADRLFGVMAWVMPVLVAFSCLGSLNGCVLCGSRMFFIGAREEHFPDMIALVNIKCYTPVPAVMFTAAMSLIILTTSDVYSLITYFEYIEAFMLALPVMGLLYLRWKRPDMPRPVKVNLLVPVMYLVVAAFLLIFPWFVSPLEAAVGVCMVLSGVPVYFIGVCWKKPKAFQTFLRKQTILIQKVLYCVKVDKFEDQLQ; from the exons atGAAGAGGAAGTCTGCAGAGGAGAACCAGTTGATGATGAATGGCAATGGCCATGGCCATATTGGAAACGGCAATGGCCACATTGGGAATGGTGATAATGCGAACGGTGACATTGCTAACAGTCATTGTAAGGAAGAACCGGTGAAAATCACATTGAAACGTCACTTGGGCTTGCGAAATGGCATCGGGATCATCGTCGGGATCATCATCGGAAGCGGGATCTTCGTAAGCCCAAAGGGCGTGCTGCACGAAGCAGGATCAGTCGGAGCAGCGCTGTGCGTGTGGGCAGCCTGCGGTTTCGTTACGCTGATTGGAGCACTGTCGTATGCGGAGCTCGGTGCCTCGATACAGAAATCCGGCGGTGTGTATTCATACACCAAAGAAGCATTCGGAGACCTGCCAGCATTCCTGGTGTTATGGATAAACTCGGTGATCCGCTTTCCGACGGGGAATACGGTGATCTCGTTGACATTCTCGTACTACATCATGCAGGCAGTGTTCCAGTCTTGTCAGCCTCCAGATGTCCCAGTTCGAATCCTCTCAGCTGCAGCCATAT TGGTCATCAGCTTCCTGAACTGCGTCAGCGTGAAGTATGCGTCGAGGCTGCAAGACCTTTTGACGGGAATGAAGATCATCGCATTGGCTGTTATCATACTGACAGGCATCGTGCAGCTTTGTTTGG GATATGGagccaatttcaaggatgggTTTGAGGGAACCACCCGTGCTCCTGGTCAGATGGCATTGGCATTCTATTCAGGACTTTTCTCATTTTCTGGATG GGAAAGCTTCAACTACGTCACGGAAGAGATAAAGAGGCCTGAACG GAATCTCCCTCTTGCCTTGTGGATCTCCATCCCCTTGGTGACCGGTATCTATGTCATGGCCAACGTTGCTTATTTTACTGTCTTAACGCCAGAAGCCATCCTCGGCTCTCATGCAGTAGCTGTG ACGTTTGCTGATCGGTTATTTGGTGTGATGGCCTGGGTCATGCCAGTGCTTGTGGCATTCTCATGCTTGGGCAGCCTGAATGGTTGTGTCCTCTGTGGGTCAAG GATGTTCTTCATCGGAGCAAGGGAGGAACATTTCCCAGATATGATCGCCCTGGTAAACATCAAGTGTTATACCCCGGTGCCCGCCGTCATGTTTACA GCAGCTATGTCTCTGATTATTCTGACCACGTCAGATGTCTACAGCCTCATCACATATTTTGAGTACATTGAAGCATTTATGTTGGCGTTGCCAGTCATGGGACTCTTGTATCTGAGGTGGAAACGGCCAGACATGCCCCGCCCTGTGAAG GTGAATCTTCTAGTGCCGGTCATGTACTTGGTCGTGGCAGCGTTCCTGCTGATTTTCCCCTGGTTTGTCAGCCCCCTGGAGGCAGCTGTTGGAGTCTGTATGGTTCTGTCTGGGGTACCAGTCTACTTTATCGGGGTCTGTTGGAAGAAACCCAAGGCCTTCCAAACATTTCTGA GGAAGCAAACCATTCTAATACAGAAGGTTCTGTACTGTGTCAAAGTGGACAAGTTTGAGGATCAGTTACAGTAG
- the LOC135486635 gene encoding uncharacterized protein LOC135486635 isoform X1 — translation MDTLEESGTLEADETTTKDVLPILLPLGVRNDSILEHLHHNLTNLPSVSFSDISMSLAAENEASDRVEPSGDDLKISLEEQGGTAMAFSSGVANDVPYGHSKAFIGEIVETIQCPGGNPQTEPSLEQLAPGKSCLKRLTDAGCGFPTGCGDHGVHFPSESQLEECHTYSCADSETSQNTIDIEDIMNLETEDTYVSRSAPPSLRSLIYQCFGDKAGYVSCHSQDSDTSSSCDNLSKYREIGDRCLPENNREDVPLLTEGVPNVEERGREESSGMLEIIGVKSMFGSMNGELVKDSIPDRQRLSDRQRLSEDGHRFDTDKNTILGEVESLLQELVGTITIGEHVDSNGCSDEVGINEGTDMERKDSEDNSLSDKDNSFEYRDISVESRNSGFQSEDSAVESNYSCVESDDNDVESKHIQIESKCLDFESKDRHFENKDSDDNNCPHRMDVSVEGKDTDIDSKDGSSMNETIAGPVSRTLTVPTGNEKTNATSLDSNTVISHRSRSVSQVETTPDVVQSSTPRLFQRQDDSHEISYSPLSQGSDAVSLFDSESEDRIVEAELKGQFMIVPSGGDTNNSAVDRSEHVIQTSSHADKEHQNNNLDVNVDSSEVDNRYDHGRSAIDYPDCMPVSQTNAVLSGLKQESVAVQLPSTSDAKCHIVDEDDHEIGDKEVRYPGFIPASQASSILGDLVLSQELDSDQVSGICCGKSKAEDETESLIMKEEGVRISRDDSSDRASGARKRLHDLHGEPGDDKDTTDVPPEKRLKNDPRIEMKSNSSQKRQGDRVVTCSPQKVPKVEAHSVVPDQEVPGDDLDVMVEKTLFEDQDKKFYSCDMDILDEKDSPLCQTVNDFVRKPNLHQLESTNSIKADIMRDVPPTAKSVFTWKQSAVHYTTYSESNTGSRNVSTGDCETALAVLPLRTARGPLRLGLSKRQSVRPLHSNVKR, via the exons ATGGATACCCTAGAGGAAAGCG GTACCCTGGAGGCAGATGAGACCACAACAAAAGATGTACTTCCTATCTTGTTACCACTTGGAGTAAGGAATGACTCTATCCTGGAACACCTTCATCACAACCTGACAA ACTTGCCTTCTGTGAGCTTTAGTGACATAAGCATGAGCCTTGCTGCTGAGAATGAGGCAAGTGATAGAGTGGAACCATCAGGAGACGACCTCAAGATATCTCTGGAAGAACAAGGTGGAACAGCTATGGCTTTTTCCTCAGGAGTGGCTAATGATGTGCCTTATGGACATTCTAAAGCTTTCATTGGAGAAATAGTGGAGACGATTCAATGTCCTGGTGGCAATCCACAGACAGAACCAAGTTTAGAACAGCTGGCACCTGGGAAAAGTTGCTTGAAAAGATTGACAGACGCTGgctgtggttttccaacaggTTGTGGAGACCATGGTGTGCATTTCCCATCAGAGTCTCAGCTTGAGGAATGCCATACTTATTCATGTGCAGACAGTGAGACGTCTCAGAATACCATTGACATAGAAGACATCATGAATTTGGAGACCGAGGACACTTATGTTTCCCGAAGTGCCCCTCCGTCTTTGAGGAGTCTAATATATCAATGTTTCGGTGACAAGGCAGGATATGTGTCTTGTCATTCACAAGACTCAGATACTTCCAGCAGCTGTGACAATTTGAGCAAATACAGGGAGATAGGGGACCGGTGCCTTCCTGAAAATAACAGAGAAGATGTTCCCCTTCTTACTGAGGGTGTGCCGAATGTGGAAGAGAGAGGACGTGAAGAGAGTTCAGGAATGTTAGAAATAATTGGTGTCAAAAGCATGTTTGGAAGTATGAATGGTGAACTGGTAAAGGACTCCATCCCTGATAGGCAAAGGCTCAGTGATAGGCAAAGGCTCAGTGAGGATGGCCACAGATTTGATACAGATAAAAACACCATCTTGGGGGAGGTGGAAAGTTTGTTGCAGGAACTAGTAGGAACCATTACTATAGGGGAGCACGTTGACAGTAATGGTTGCAGCGATGAGGTTGGTATTAATGAAGGAACAGACATGGAAAGGAAAGATAGTGAAGACAACAGTCTCTCTGACAAAGACAATAGTTTCGAATACAGGGACATCAGTGTTGAAAGCAGAAACAGTGGTTTTCAAAGTGAGGACAGTGCTGTTGAAAGCAATTACAGTTGTGTTGAgagtgatgataatgatgttgaAAGCAAGCATATTCAAATTGAAAGCAAATGTCTTGATTTTGAAAGCAAGGACAGACACTTTGAAAATAAGGACAGCGATGACAATAATTGTCCTCATAGGATGGATGTGTCTGTGGAAGGCAAAGACACTGACATTGACAGTAAAGATGGGAGTTCGATGAATGAGACCATTGCTGGACCTGTCTCAAGAACTCTGACAGTCCCAACTGGAAATGAGAAGACAAATGCCACATCACTTGATTCTAATACGGTGATATCCCATCGGAGTCGAAGTGTGTCCCAAGTTGAGACAACTCCAGATGTGGTGCAATCTTCAACACCAAGGCTTTTTCAGCGACAGGATGACTCTCATGAGATTTCATACAGTCCACTCTCCCAAGGGAGCGATGCTGTGAGTTTGTTCGATTCGGAATCTGAGGATAGAATCGTTGAAGCTGAGTTGAAGGGCCAATTCATGATTGTTCCAAGTGGAGGCGATACCAATAATTCAGCCGTGGACAGGTCTGAACATGTTATTCAGACATCAAGTCATGCAGATAAGGAACACCAGAACAACAATCTTGATGTCAATGTGGACAGTTCAGAAGTGGACAACAGGTATGACCATGGGAGGAGTGCGATTGACTATCCTGATTGCATGCCAGTGTCTCAAACAAATGCAGTCCTTAGTGGTCTTAAACAGGAATCAGTGGCTGTCCAGTTGCCCAGCACTTCTGACGCAAAATGCCACATCGtggatgaagatgaccatgaaatTGGTGATAAGGAGGTTCGATATCCAGGTTTCATTCCAGCATCTCAAGCCAGTTCTATCCTTGGCGATCTCGTTCTTAGTCAGGAGTTGGATTCTGATCAGGTCTCTGGAATTTGTTGTGGAAAAAGCAAGGCAGAAGATGAGACTGAGAGCCTTATTATGAAGGAGGAAGGTGTGAGGATTTCTAGGGATGATTCTAGTGATAGGGCCAGTGGTGCAAGGAAAAGGCTGCATGACTTGCATGGCGAACCAGGAGACGACAAAGATACGACTGATGTGCCTCCTGAGAAACGTCTCAAAAACGACCCTCGAATTGAGATGAAGAGCAACAGCAGCCAGAAGAGGCAAGGTGACCGTGTCGTGACCTGTTCTCCACAGAAAGTTCCAAAAGTTGAGGCTCATTCCGTGGTTCCAGATCAAGAGGTTCCTGGTGATGATTTGGATGTGATGGTGGAGAAGACATTGTTTGAAGATCAAG ATAAAAAATTCTACTCCTGCGACATGGACATCTTGGATGAAAAAGACTCTCCGCTGTGTCAGACAGTCAATGACTTTGTCCGGAAGCCAAACCTGCATCAGCTCGAATCCACAAATTCAATAAAAG CCGATATCATGAGAGATGTCCCTCCTACTGCAAAAAGTGTGTTCACTTGGAAGCAGTCTGCGGTTCATTATACCACATATTCGGAAAGCAATACCGGTAGTCGTAATGTTAGCACAG GTGATTGTGAAACTGCATTGGCTGTCCTTCCCCTTCGCACTGCAAGAGGACCTCTGAGACTCGGGCTGTCCAAGAGACAGTCAGTCAGGCCGTTACATTCGAATGTCAAACGATGA
- the LOC135486635 gene encoding uncharacterized protein LOC135486635 isoform X2 encodes MSLAAENEASDRVEPSGDDLKISLEEQGGTAMAFSSGVANDVPYGHSKAFIGEIVETIQCPGGNPQTEPSLEQLAPGKSCLKRLTDAGCGFPTGCGDHGVHFPSESQLEECHTYSCADSETSQNTIDIEDIMNLETEDTYVSRSAPPSLRSLIYQCFGDKAGYVSCHSQDSDTSSSCDNLSKYREIGDRCLPENNREDVPLLTEGVPNVEERGREESSGMLEIIGVKSMFGSMNGELVKDSIPDRQRLSDRQRLSEDGHRFDTDKNTILGEVESLLQELVGTITIGEHVDSNGCSDEVGINEGTDMERKDSEDNSLSDKDNSFEYRDISVESRNSGFQSEDSAVESNYSCVESDDNDVESKHIQIESKCLDFESKDRHFENKDSDDNNCPHRMDVSVEGKDTDIDSKDGSSMNETIAGPVSRTLTVPTGNEKTNATSLDSNTVISHRSRSVSQVETTPDVVQSSTPRLFQRQDDSHEISYSPLSQGSDAVSLFDSESEDRIVEAELKGQFMIVPSGGDTNNSAVDRSEHVIQTSSHADKEHQNNNLDVNVDSSEVDNRYDHGRSAIDYPDCMPVSQTNAVLSGLKQESVAVQLPSTSDAKCHIVDEDDHEIGDKEVRYPGFIPASQASSILGDLVLSQELDSDQVSGICCGKSKAEDETESLIMKEEGVRISRDDSSDRASGARKRLHDLHGEPGDDKDTTDVPPEKRLKNDPRIEMKSNSSQKRQGDRVVTCSPQKVPKVEAHSVVPDQEVPGDDLDVMVEKTLFEDQDKKFYSCDMDILDEKDSPLCQTVNDFVRKPNLHQLESTNSIKADIMRDVPPTAKSVFTWKQSAVHYTTYSESNTGSRNVSTGDCETALAVLPLRTARGPLRLGLSKRQSVRPLHSNVKR; translated from the exons ATGAGCCTTGCTGCTGAGAATGAGGCAAGTGATAGAGTGGAACCATCAGGAGACGACCTCAAGATATCTCTGGAAGAACAAGGTGGAACAGCTATGGCTTTTTCCTCAGGAGTGGCTAATGATGTGCCTTATGGACATTCTAAAGCTTTCATTGGAGAAATAGTGGAGACGATTCAATGTCCTGGTGGCAATCCACAGACAGAACCAAGTTTAGAACAGCTGGCACCTGGGAAAAGTTGCTTGAAAAGATTGACAGACGCTGgctgtggttttccaacaggTTGTGGAGACCATGGTGTGCATTTCCCATCAGAGTCTCAGCTTGAGGAATGCCATACTTATTCATGTGCAGACAGTGAGACGTCTCAGAATACCATTGACATAGAAGACATCATGAATTTGGAGACCGAGGACACTTATGTTTCCCGAAGTGCCCCTCCGTCTTTGAGGAGTCTAATATATCAATGTTTCGGTGACAAGGCAGGATATGTGTCTTGTCATTCACAAGACTCAGATACTTCCAGCAGCTGTGACAATTTGAGCAAATACAGGGAGATAGGGGACCGGTGCCTTCCTGAAAATAACAGAGAAGATGTTCCCCTTCTTACTGAGGGTGTGCCGAATGTGGAAGAGAGAGGACGTGAAGAGAGTTCAGGAATGTTAGAAATAATTGGTGTCAAAAGCATGTTTGGAAGTATGAATGGTGAACTGGTAAAGGACTCCATCCCTGATAGGCAAAGGCTCAGTGATAGGCAAAGGCTCAGTGAGGATGGCCACAGATTTGATACAGATAAAAACACCATCTTGGGGGAGGTGGAAAGTTTGTTGCAGGAACTAGTAGGAACCATTACTATAGGGGAGCACGTTGACAGTAATGGTTGCAGCGATGAGGTTGGTATTAATGAAGGAACAGACATGGAAAGGAAAGATAGTGAAGACAACAGTCTCTCTGACAAAGACAATAGTTTCGAATACAGGGACATCAGTGTTGAAAGCAGAAACAGTGGTTTTCAAAGTGAGGACAGTGCTGTTGAAAGCAATTACAGTTGTGTTGAgagtgatgataatgatgttgaAAGCAAGCATATTCAAATTGAAAGCAAATGTCTTGATTTTGAAAGCAAGGACAGACACTTTGAAAATAAGGACAGCGATGACAATAATTGTCCTCATAGGATGGATGTGTCTGTGGAAGGCAAAGACACTGACATTGACAGTAAAGATGGGAGTTCGATGAATGAGACCATTGCTGGACCTGTCTCAAGAACTCTGACAGTCCCAACTGGAAATGAGAAGACAAATGCCACATCACTTGATTCTAATACGGTGATATCCCATCGGAGTCGAAGTGTGTCCCAAGTTGAGACAACTCCAGATGTGGTGCAATCTTCAACACCAAGGCTTTTTCAGCGACAGGATGACTCTCATGAGATTTCATACAGTCCACTCTCCCAAGGGAGCGATGCTGTGAGTTTGTTCGATTCGGAATCTGAGGATAGAATCGTTGAAGCTGAGTTGAAGGGCCAATTCATGATTGTTCCAAGTGGAGGCGATACCAATAATTCAGCCGTGGACAGGTCTGAACATGTTATTCAGACATCAAGTCATGCAGATAAGGAACACCAGAACAACAATCTTGATGTCAATGTGGACAGTTCAGAAGTGGACAACAGGTATGACCATGGGAGGAGTGCGATTGACTATCCTGATTGCATGCCAGTGTCTCAAACAAATGCAGTCCTTAGTGGTCTTAAACAGGAATCAGTGGCTGTCCAGTTGCCCAGCACTTCTGACGCAAAATGCCACATCGtggatgaagatgaccatgaaatTGGTGATAAGGAGGTTCGATATCCAGGTTTCATTCCAGCATCTCAAGCCAGTTCTATCCTTGGCGATCTCGTTCTTAGTCAGGAGTTGGATTCTGATCAGGTCTCTGGAATTTGTTGTGGAAAAAGCAAGGCAGAAGATGAGACTGAGAGCCTTATTATGAAGGAGGAAGGTGTGAGGATTTCTAGGGATGATTCTAGTGATAGGGCCAGTGGTGCAAGGAAAAGGCTGCATGACTTGCATGGCGAACCAGGAGACGACAAAGATACGACTGATGTGCCTCCTGAGAAACGTCTCAAAAACGACCCTCGAATTGAGATGAAGAGCAACAGCAGCCAGAAGAGGCAAGGTGACCGTGTCGTGACCTGTTCTCCACAGAAAGTTCCAAAAGTTGAGGCTCATTCCGTGGTTCCAGATCAAGAGGTTCCTGGTGATGATTTGGATGTGATGGTGGAGAAGACATTGTTTGAAGATCAAG ATAAAAAATTCTACTCCTGCGACATGGACATCTTGGATGAAAAAGACTCTCCGCTGTGTCAGACAGTCAATGACTTTGTCCGGAAGCCAAACCTGCATCAGCTCGAATCCACAAATTCAATAAAAG CCGATATCATGAGAGATGTCCCTCCTACTGCAAAAAGTGTGTTCACTTGGAAGCAGTCTGCGGTTCATTATACCACATATTCGGAAAGCAATACCGGTAGTCGTAATGTTAGCACAG GTGATTGTGAAACTGCATTGGCTGTCCTTCCCCTTCGCACTGCAAGAGGACCTCTGAGACTCGGGCTGTCCAAGAGACAGTCAGTCAGGCCGTTACATTCGAATGTCAAACGATGA